TCCTTTTTCCTTTTGCGGAACTGGTCGTTGATGCGCCAGCGGGTCATGTTCCAGAGCCAGAGTTTGAAGGAGCCCTGTTCCGGTTTGTAAATATTTTTCCTACTTTGCTTGGCGATGGAAAGAATGGTTTCCTGTACCACGTCCCAGGCCTCGTCTTCCCTCAATCCGGCCTTGAGGGCGACGGAATAGATAAGGCGCCAATACGTCCGGTAAAATTCATCCCAGGTGCGCTGGTCTTCCCAGTTTTCCAAACGCGCGATCAGGCTTTTCCTGGTATGTTCCGCGTATTGGGAAAGTGTCTGCTCGTCAGGCTGGGATTCGTTATGGGGTTGCAATGGGGACACATTCATGGTTTATCATGAACTACGGATGGAAGTGAAGCGAAAGCCGAGTAATAGGCCGGAAAATTCTGTACGGTCCGGCTTGTTCATTCACTACGTCCGCCATGGAGAAAATCTTTCAGGGAAACGGACATGATCAGGAAAACGTCAAAACGCAGGGGAACCTCCGTCATCGCGGCCCTGGTTGCGTTGTGCGCGGTGGTGGGGTACGGTTTGACGGAGTGGGCTCCGCTGGATAATGAACCGCAGGCGGTTCCCGCCCGCCAGAGGGAAGGGCGGCAGACGGTTCGGGAGAAGGTGGAAATCCCCGACAAGGGGGAGCCCGTTCGTCTGCTGACTATGAACGCCGGCAACTACTTTGTTCCTGAAGACCCCAGGAGAAGCAATTTTCAGGTAAAATACAAACCTGTGGA
This region of Akkermansia muciniphila genomic DNA includes:
- a CDS encoding RNA polymerase sigma factor — translated: MNVSPLQPHNESQPDEQTLSQYAEHTRKSLIARLENWEDQRTWDEFYRTYWRLIYSVALKAGLREDEAWDVVQETILSIAKQSRKNIYKPEQGSFKLWLWNMTRWRINDQFRKRKKDTAMLMNPDAPGTLEHPIDKIPDEGKNNFDQVWEREWQNNLLQAALERVKAKVSPKQFQIFDYYVLREWDAAKVRRQLGVTIAQVYLAKHRVGSALKKELQFLQSQEKEKEK